The genomic DNA CTGGGGTCCGAACATTGGGTGCGAGCAAATCAAGTCGAAATCGGGGGGCAAAAGGTCGAGCAGGAGGTCTCTGGGGAACTCTTCGACGGAAAGAACGTCGACGAACAATGTGCTGCGCTTGAATCGATGGAGGGTTAGGGAGGAGAGGATCCGTTGGGTGGAAATTATGGAGGTGCAGAGGAGAATCAGTGATTCTCCTCTGCACCGGACAAGCAAGGCAACCGCGTTTTCCGTATTTCACTCCGGCTCCGGCGAAGCCTCTTGCAAGTTTGGTTTCTCTTGTGCAGGGAGGTCACTGCAGCCGTGCTTCTTGGTTTCAAACGGCACAGTTTTATATCTCTTGTGCTAACGGCGTGAGTCagagaatatatattttatattttattatttgttatttattaaataaggcAAAGAACAAAACCGACCGCACAGTTTTAGTTGAAGTGTTATGCAATTCTATGCGGTAGGATCCTAATTCGCTATTTACTAGAAAGTCTAGAATATTggcttaaaataaataaatgacttaattaattaaagcttGGAATTAGAAGCAAAGTCTTCGTCTAGCAGAATTTGTTTCGAAAGGCGGTGAtggaatatatattaattatttaattaaatgggtttcCTACAAAAGATTGGACTCCTAGCTATTTCACCGccctatatatagagagagagagagagagagtgttgCCGTCGTCGATCGTGTTCGCCCCTGCAAagatttctttctcttttcttcgaCAACCTTCGAAGTTTCGAACGCCCAGGGTAAAAGGTTAGTCTTCCTCTGCAGCTATgctccatgttttttttttcttgtgctatttctctttttttaaaaaaaaaaattgaacaaacaacttaaatacaaacaaaatggtaaatatttgttctttttctttttctttttctaaaatgcGTTGAGACAAAAACTGCTTTCTTATTTACATgcttgtgggtttttctttacAGTTATgatcaaatattattattattattattatatctgtTAAATTGAAATCCATATAGGTTTGGAGAAAGCTTTGAGCATATATAATGAAGCACAAAGATGACCGGATATCCGAATTGCCGGAAGCTATTGTGGAACATATTCTATTGTTCGTCCCCTTGAAACAAATACTTCAACTTAGTATATTATTCAAGAGATGGCAAAACGTTATTTGGATTTTATTCCCCATTCCGGAATTTGATTCAAACATGAAAAGGTCAATTTTGTATGAGAATTCATGCAatgagaaaaagcaaaaaatcagGATCGATCAAGAGGAgttcaattattttttggagAGAACTTTAACAAGTTGCAATAGGCAAAGAGTAAGTATAAACAAGTTAAAGCTCCAAATATATGGATCGTCAGACTATGCTCTTATGAACCGTTTGATTGGGTATGTAATTGAAAGCAATGTAAAAGAGTTGACTCTTAATTTACGGCCCAATCACTATTACCAGGTGCCTAAGTAACTGAGTTGATGTTGTATGAGGAAGAGTTTTACAGTTACAAGTCAGTTTGGTTGCGAGTTCGTGTGGATGAGCAAATTGTCCAAACCCTAATTGCTAGTTGTCCCGTTGTAAAAGAGAAACCATTTGGTTGTTATGGATTGAGAATTATACATATGTCAAGTCTCCCTAAACTCATTGCCTTTGATCTGCTCTATATTAATCCTACAAGCTTTGAGATGGACGCACCAAATCTAAAGAAGCTAAAATTATGTTTACCCAATTTGACAGACAAATGGTTACACGGTATCCTTTCTAACTATCCACTCATTGAGAGCTTGGACCTATGCATTTGCAATATGTTAAAAAGGATTAAGATTTCAAGTGATCGCATGAAAAGTTTGAATATTTCTTGCTGCAAGAGGCTAGTTGAAGTTGACATTGTTGCTCCTAACTTACGTAAACTCGATTATTATGGTGATGTTATATCCCTTTATTCCAAGAGTTTGACGCTATCGGAAGTTAGCATCTACTTTAAGAGGGATGCTTATTTGGATGCTGAAAAGATTGAATTCCTTGAAAAGTTAAATCACCCGAAATTATTGACTTGGACTACTAAATATGCCGAGGTATtctagtttcttttatttgattctctttatttatttgtttattttttgtattctttgttACTGTGTACATTAATTATTctcatatattataaaaatctaACAAGTGTTTTTGTTTACTTTGTGAAGAATGTGATTGCTCCAAAAGAATTGAGAGAAACACTACGATCCCCTTTATATAATGTCAAGCAATTGAAGCTAATAATAGATCATCCAGGTAAAATATATGAAATCACAGAACTTGTGGATGCCTTATTGTGGATTTTCCCTCTTCTAGAGACTCTCTTTATAGAATGGATGGAGGATGGATATGAATACATATTTAACGATATATCTTTCAAGGTattgcatatattttatttctttaatatgCTTGTTATTGCTATCATGACGtgctcatattttttaattatgtttcaacaactttttactttttgccTAAAGCAGATTAATTCCCTTTTTAactcttgagttttttttttttttttttgtatgttggaAGAAACATAAATTAGGATGATGTTTGAACGTTTCTATAACGTTACTAAATTAATTCATGCTTGAGTTTCAGTTCTCCTATGAAAACCGTGTTCGTAAAGGGGAGAATCCCAATTGTTGCAAATTTCTTCCAGTTTCGTGTTGGCGACATTGTTTAAAGACCATCAAGATTGAAGAGTCAAGGGCATCGGCATATATGAAAGACTTAgagaaatattttattaagaatgcAGAAATATTAAGGAACATCCAATTTTCTAAAAGACCTGTATTGCCTGAACAAGACGAAGATGAGGACCATGAGGTGCTGGAGCTGTAGAGGATTTGCAAATGAAAAGATTATGGAAAAGTATCTTTTAGCGATTTACCATTCTTTGATAGTATCTCTCACAGATTGTGACTTTTGAATTGACTTATAGAGTGTTTTGACTCTATTTTgttgatgtttatttttttctttaaataaatctTGTAGAAGACATAATGCTTTGTAAGATTTATCCATCCATTCACCAACTATCCCTCTCATAATTTTTCAGTGgaagtaattaaaaagagaCCGGTCCTTAATGCATGATCTTGCACTATCAGCTTCACTCCCCCAAGACTATTATTTCATTTGTCGTTGGTGCTGATGTAGCTATTGAGTAtatgtgtgagtgtaaaaagaATAGAATCTCACATATgcaatttacaaaaaaatgtgagtggttaatatagtaTTGTTGAATCCAAACCCATGAActtaagcttaagcttttatatatatacacggtaTTAATTGCCCCtttaaaattgaacttttaGTTCCATCCTTGAAGGTGATTTGGTTTGGCCGGTTTGGCAATCTTACGAACACcaccataaattattattattattgttattattgttattatttagtccgttttatataaaataaaagtttttttaaaataaataaaataaagtgttGGGGCCCATGCACTACTCTATTAGAATCCATTTTCTAAGCTAATGTTAGTCCCCTTTATGCATGTGGGTGTCACTCACAAGTCACAAGTAGGGCAATAGGGTCTCTGAAGTTGCAAAAAGACGTGGTCAAATAGGTGGGCGgcacacaattaattaataatttaatagtattaaaaaagttaaagtgaaaagaaaagatattttCCCATACAACGTGGTCTCATCATAACaaaatcatctttttatttatttttttatttttatttttatttttatgagttttataaCCTTGAAGTGGTGGATGATGATACTATACGAGTGACAGTCAAGTTATTAtagtttttactataaatttgGTATCAGTTAACGTGGCATTTACTTcagttattaaataattaaatttatttgttaaattttgttatttaatttgaaaaaaatttcacaaaaccttTTCGAATTTTCATGTATTTTGAAACTACCACTctgaaattcaaaaactctcgaTTGAaggtattgaactttcaattttttgcaatgtcctcaATTCGTTAGGATATTccgttaaatatttttcaaatttctcataattctattttttttaataaacaaataagataaaaaaaaaattacaaagatttaggggtatgtgttttttttagttCCATTAAATCCTGACCAACGCCCTAATTAATCTTTGCAATTCAAAGTTTAATACCTaattaattgagagtttttgaactttaaaggGTTAATTTCAAAACGCTTGAAAGTTCATGATGGTTTTATGAAgtttccctaattttttaattatattgtgTCAAGTGACACTTATGTGTACTACTATTATATAAGTTTATAAGgaagttttaataaaaattatagtaaattaaatattttcgtAATTAGTAATATATTGTGAGCGGGCCGAGACCAGAGAGCTAGTAACTTCTGTGTGCTGATCCATTAACTTGGCCCAAATGAGTGAGTGAGCTATTGTTTAGTGTGAACCCAGCTCATGTAATTGGGCTTTTCTGCAAGACCATTTTGTCGGACAATTTAACCACAACAAAAGTAACATGTTTATCCAAACCATTTTAGATTGTTCTTTTACGGACATGTAACAAAAATCTAGCTCAAACCATTATAGTCTTAGCAAATTTGTGGAGCATtgtagataaaaataaaaataaaaaaatgcatagataaattaattaaaaaaaaaatcaatatgattCGCTTCTCTTTGAGAATAGtgaaagtgtaaaaaaaataaaattttaaataaaatattgaaagtgAAATGTAGGAGTGGGATTAGAATGAGTAATTTTAAGTGGCctatttgtgttttatttgtgtcatactaagaatgatgtggctattaaaattacaattgaacttgtaattgatcattattgaattttgatcaaatggtgattttaatagccacatcattcttagtaagacATAAGTAAAACACAAATAGGCCACTTAAAATTATtcgaattcaaactagtgacctccactttattagaCATGATCCTAGTTACTTCACGGAGACCTCACCTTTTGGCACATTAATTGTAAAGCTAcagtatcttttcttttttcctttttggctgCTAATGTAGAcatttcctcttttcttttttggatcaTCAATATTAAATTAACACATTAAGATTTGAATagtctaatttatttaattattaaaatgagGTGAGTCATGAATGTTGACATTTTGGTGAACTCCCTCAGATGCAGGGCCGCCTGCATGGTGGCATTGTCTGTAGTTTTAGCAGATGAAGAGGCCCATTAGTATTTATTCAATCAAGGTCTCTGAAATGTACCTGTGGAATACATAAATGTGGGTAGATGAAGTGTCCATCTCACCTTCTTTCTCATTAAAAGCCTCTTACCTTCTTTATCATTTTATTATCATCATTTCCCCTTCCCCTCATATTTATAGCCTTTTTGGTCTggttttcaaaaaacaaaaagaaaaaaaaagccaacCCCTTTTGCTTTTCTCATGCATccatattattaaaatatgatGAGTTTTTTGGGTTGAATATAAAATAGGTgtaactattatatatatatatatatatatatattagtatatAACTTCATTTCCATATCAAAAGCCCCTTGACTGTCCTTTCTTCGTTTCTTTAACAATCTAAAGGCATGGATAATCATGCTTACTgatgattctctctctttctctcttgtacTTCATTTTCATTAATGAAACTTCTAAAATTCCAAATATTTGGTTTGTTCAAATACAAAGCTTCTTCCTTTTCATCTGGGAGACACAGTAAGGTACTAGTTTGCAGGTTAAGTTGCTTTAGCTGTTTATTCTCTCCATCTCCCATAAGAAGCAGAGAAGCAGCACTCTGTTTCTCTTAAGAACACAAGTTTGTCttttatatatctatattttgcatgaatgttgtaaaaaaacaaagatcTGGGTCGAAAACGCTCAATTTCATCAGAAGAACTGAGACATTTCTAATTCAGTTTTATTTTCTCAGCCTTTTTCCTTCTCCAGAGCttctttttaggaaaaataaataaataaaaagctttcAAAAGCTCCTTTGCTGGAGCCTGGAGACACCCACTTCGTCATTCCTGCGTGAGAGATCTCAGTATCTCCAGCTTTCAACCCTTTTTCATTCTTTatcgttttcttctttttctttttttcttttttagtNNNNNNNNNNNNNNNNNNNNNNNNNNNNNNNNNNNNNNNNNNNNNNNNNNNNNNNNNNNNNNNNNNNNNNNNNNNNNNNNNNNNNNNNNNNNNNNNNNNNttagcaacaacaaaaaacatgGAGCATAGGAAGACTAACCTTCTACGCTGGGCGTTCGAAGGTTGtcggagaaaagagaaagagatctAACACGACGGCAACGCAGCTGAGAATTTGTGAGAAgtaaaactctctctctctctctctctatatatatatatatatagggcggTGAAATAGGAGTCCTATCTTTTGTAGgaaacccatttaattaaataattaatatatattccGTCACTGCCTTTCGGAACAAGTTCTACTGCTGATCGAAGGCTCGAATCTGCGAAAGGAAATCATCTTCCACAGAGAGGGCAGCTACAATTCCTTTAATGGCCAATCAGTCCTCGTCCTACCCAATCCTCTGCGCTTCCTTCAATCAGGACGCCAGGTACACCAAAACCCGgaataataattaaaacttttaaatctGTTGTTCCATTTCTCGTTCACAATGCCAtaatttccctttcaatttgGGAAATTTCTGAACTCTGGGATTTGTTTTCGCGGGAAATCGTTTCTCGGGAAGTGAAAATCAAATTCTGTGGAAACAACAAACGGAGAATTCCGATGTGTGACAGAATGATAACTTGAATTTATTTTCTACCAATTTGCAGTTGCTTTGCGATAGGCACAAGTGAAGGGTTCAAAATCTTTGATTCGAATACAGGGAGGCTCTGTTACGAGCGAGGCGAGTTTTCTGAGTAAAACTCTTAAATTTGAGTACTTTTgctctgcaatttgttttttgcTACATAAGTTAActgttattttatgtttggtTGCATAGAAAGCATAGGTAAAATagggaaagaaaatattaaaaagcccGAATTACTTTCGGTTAATATGATTCCTGGGAATGGTGGAATAAGCTCAAACTTTGTGTCTTCTTAGGAATTTGTCATCAAAAATTGCAAAGCCCCGTAAAATTTGTTCTAGATATGCGATAACCCTACGTAAAGATCGACCATTTGTCCACGAACAGCATGACTATATGCTCGCCGTTTCTCGCCGAGAGATTTTATTTCGAGCTTATGTTTGAGGGTAATTTACGCTTACCTAGAGATTTTAGACGAAACAAGTGGATATTTTGCCCTTTCGATATGCATGTAATGCTTGTATGGGAGACGCATCTTTTATAGAGAAAGATGCTTTGTGCAAGGTAAGGAGCTGACAGTGATCACGAGATAATGATGGAAGCTTATGCAATGTGTAAATTTTAGGAATATAGGAAACTctacaaattaattttgatgatatgTTAGTTCAGACCTATAATTGACTCCTTCGTGATGTCCATCTTGTTGGAATGTAGTAAATATATCTCAAAATCAAACGTGGAACTAATAAAATGAAGTAGGAGTATCAATTCTCCCTTTATTTGTGAGTATATGCCAGAGACATGGATTTTTCCAGCTAATCTAGTTTTATCTGAATTCATAACAAAAGATATCTGCAAAGATAACAACAGCTAAGTTTTTTTGTCAGGTTTTAAGATGtggttataaaacaaaaaaggcaGCATTGGATGGATTGACATTGTTAGAAGATGCATTTAGTGCTTAGTATTGGAGCATGACTGATCTACATCCCTCtatataatctctctctctctctctctctcttgacacgcacacacacacatgcatacATGCACATGCACATGAAGCACAAATGAGAAATAACCTTCATGGCTGATCCAGCTTCACATTCAATACAACAGAGGAAATTCAGGTAGTTGCTGCCATCACACTGTGATTGGTACACATTTACATGTTGGTCTCACCACTTTTGCATTGAATGCAACACATTGACAGTGGGATCCATGTGTGACTCATGGTTCAATCAACCGTCAGCCATGTATATGTGTATTTAGAGAGACGTGATCAATATTTTACAGATGATTTATATACTATTTTCACATGGTCAATATTTTTCAACTAGTAATCtattgttggttttcttttataGAGCACTTTTCGGCAAGAACTGAGCTTTACTGTGATGGCCTcacttgaattttctttttatagtgAAGCTTAATTGAAATCCTAGATTAAGTTCatgacaaataagtttttgtttttttgctagCTATTGGAGCCTTCATTATTGTTGAAATGTGGTTTAGCTCCAGTCTTCTTGCCATTGTTGGAGCTGGGGAACAGGTAATTGggccatctttttttttttgataagtaattgggACATCTTACTCACAGAGGGTGTTACGATATCCATATCTTACTTGCTCATTACtaacttttgttgtttctgaCTGCAACAGCCATCTTTATCCCCACGCTGTCTTTGTTTGTTCAATACAAAAACTGGGGCTGCTCGCCgaaaactaaattttttaacttcaatACTTGCTGTTCGCATGAATAGGGAAAGGTAAAAGATCTTACATAGAAAGTGAATTTGTGCTAGAGattcttgttttgattttctgcTGCTGGATCCATGGcaataattattttgataataagGGGGGGGCGCTAAATATGTTTGATAGTAGCCTATATAATGAAGGGCTATTGTAATGGCAACATTGTTCATGGCTGTCCGAAAATTAATATGAATGAGGATATGTGCGCGGAATGGATCTTCTCCTTATGTGGGCAGCAATAATGTTGAGCTAAGATATTTGAAATGCCTAATAACACTTGGGGATATTAGGTACTTGTTGACATGTCTAACATCTGTTTAGACTCACATGCCTTGTCGACATGCCTTCACTGCATGATTGTACAAATGGGGCTCTTCGTTTGAGGAGTATAATTCCATATAGGTATTTTCCTTGTCAGTTTGCTCTTATGGCCCTTGTACATGCATCAAAACGTAAGTAAAGAGGTATGTTTAACATAGTAGATTCACAAACACATCTATATTGCCTAACTTTGCAATTCATAAAATATGGAATTTAAGGGGAAGCCTACTTCATGTATGTCAACTTTGATAGCACTTGAAACTtatgtgttagaatattaataatatgattaaatttaccattttttattagattaattTTCTGGAACAATcaatgatttaacatagtaataGAGCATAAGCCTCAAGTTTGAATCTTGCCTTTATAGTTTATccccaattttaattaaatatttcacttgtttCACCTCATTTGTTGAGGAGGATTTTGAGCTCACACTTGATAGAGGTGTTAGAATATTAGTTAAAAGATTGGATTTACCattttctataagcttaagcttttaggacaactAGTGATTCAATACTATGTAGAAGAGGAACTTGGATATTTTGCCTAAATTAGAGGTGAGTTGGACTTGGCTGGGACTTCTTTTATTAAAAGAGTTGTtagaataagaaaattaatgcACCAGTTCAT from Corylus avellana chromosome ca6, CavTom2PMs-1.0 includes the following:
- the LOC132185450 gene encoding uncharacterized protein LOC132185450, yielding MLYEEEFYSYKSVWLRVRVDEQIVQTLIASCPVVKEKPFGCYGLRIIHMSSLPKLIAFDLLYINPTSFEMDAPNLKKLKLCLPNLTDKWLHGILSNYPLIESLDLCICNMLKRIKISSDRMKSLNISCCKRLVEVDIVAPNLRKLDYYGDVISLYSKSLTLSEVSIYFKRDAYLDAEKIEFLEKLNHPKLLTWTTKYAENVIAPKELRETLRSPLYNVKQLKLIIDHPGKIYEITELVDALLWIFPLLETLFIEWMEDGYEYIFNDISFKFSYENRVRKGENPNCCKFLPVSCWRHCLKTIKIEESRASAYMKDLEKYFIKNAEILRNIQFSKRPVLPEQDEDEDHEVLEL